The following coding sequences are from one Paenibacillus sp. FSL R5-0912 window:
- a CDS encoding ABC transporter permease — translation MLNKVPLAEQRASSGAPPGTRRRTWIGRELHHFRNNRELFLLSLPGLLYKLIFAYIPMIGLIIAFKNYRYDLGIFGSKWVGLDNFRYLFTTDTAWRITRNTVLYNTAYIVVGTSAALLLAILMNEIKAKWSKFYQTALFLPHFLSWVLVGYVAYAFLNHSDGFINRTLESFGLNPVSWYQNAGPWPVILILVQLWKVVGFNTLIYFAGIIGINSDYYEAARIDGATKRQMAFKITIPLMAPIIIIMLILSIGNMFRGDFGLHYFIPNNSGFLYGSTDIIDTYVYRALREVGNVSMSAATGFYQSVVGLVLVLTANGIVRKIDSDNSLW, via the coding sequence ATGTTGAATAAGGTTCCACTAGCGGAACAAAGAGCAAGTTCAGGTGCGCCGCCGGGAACGCGCAGAAGAACGTGGATTGGAAGAGAGCTTCACCATTTCCGGAACAACCGGGAGCTGTTTCTGCTCTCACTGCCGGGACTCCTGTACAAATTGATTTTTGCGTATATTCCAATGATCGGCCTGATTATCGCCTTCAAAAATTACCGGTATGATCTCGGCATCTTCGGCAGCAAGTGGGTGGGACTGGATAATTTCCGTTATTTATTCACTACGGATACGGCGTGGCGGATAACCCGTAATACGGTTCTATATAATACCGCCTACATTGTGGTAGGTACCTCGGCAGCACTGCTGCTGGCGATTCTGATGAACGAAATCAAGGCCAAGTGGAGCAAGTTCTACCAGACAGCCTTGTTTCTGCCACACTTCCTTTCCTGGGTACTTGTAGGTTATGTGGCCTATGCCTTCTTGAACCATTCGGATGGTTTTATCAACCGCACCCTGGAATCCTTCGGGCTGAATCCGGTGAGCTGGTACCAGAATGCGGGGCCATGGCCGGTGATTCTTATTCTGGTTCAATTATGGAAGGTGGTGGGGTTCAACACGCTGATTTATTTTGCCGGCATTATTGGCATTAACAGCGACTATTACGAGGCAGCGCGGATCGACGGGGCGACCAAACGGCAGATGGCGTTCAAAATCACAATCCCCCTGATGGCCCCGATCATCATCATTATGCTGATCCTGTCTATCGGCAACATGTTCCGCGGCGACTTCGGCCTGCATTATTTTATCCCGAACAACTCAGGTTTTCTCTACGGCTCTACGGATATCATCGATACCTATGTGTACCGTGCGCTGCGTGAAGTCGGTAATGTAAGCATGTCTGCGGCTACAGGCTTTTACCAGTCGGTTGTGGGTCTGGTGCTGGTGCTGACGGCAAACGGAATCGTGCGCAAAATTGATTCTGATAATTCCCTGTGGTAA
- a CDS encoding carbohydrate ABC transporter permease, with product MGKKFEFSKLFINLLFTVLSIVVVLPFLLVIAVSLTDEKSLTENGYQFIPKNFSLDAYRYLLDAPDILLRAYGVTFTVTIIGALAGLLLTAMTAYVISRQDYRYNRATTFYVFFTMLFSGGLVPSYILITQYLHLKDSLLALILPILLSPFNIMVMKGFMSKIPLEIIESAKIDGAREFRIFFKIILPLSTPALATLGLLISFTYWNEWFNAMLYIDDPNKVPLQLLLVRTLNSIEFLTTNSEFTGQLGIDLSSFPNSSARMAIAVLAGGPMLVIFPFFQRFFVKGLTVGSLKG from the coding sequence GTGGGCAAGAAATTCGAATTTTCCAAGCTGTTCATTAATCTGCTGTTTACGGTGCTGTCGATTGTGGTCGTCCTGCCGTTTCTGCTGGTCATCGCCGTGTCGCTGACAGATGAGAAGTCGCTGACCGAAAACGGGTATCAGTTTATCCCCAAAAATTTCAGTCTGGATGCCTACCGCTATCTGCTGGATGCTCCTGACATTCTGCTCCGCGCCTATGGAGTGACCTTCACGGTGACCATTATTGGTGCGCTGGCCGGCTTGCTGCTGACCGCGATGACTGCATACGTGATCTCTCGGCAGGATTACCGGTATAACCGGGCGACGACGTTCTATGTATTTTTCACCATGCTGTTCAGCGGGGGACTCGTTCCTTCCTACATTCTCATTACGCAATATCTGCATCTGAAAGACAGCCTGTTGGCGCTGATTCTGCCCATTCTGCTGTCGCCGTTCAACATCATGGTCATGAAAGGCTTCATGTCCAAAATTCCGCTGGAGATCATTGAATCGGCGAAAATTGACGGGGCGCGGGAATTCCGCATTTTCTTCAAGATTATCCTGCCGCTGTCGACGCCTGCGCTGGCTACTCTGGGTCTTCTGATATCCTTCACGTATTGGAACGAATGGTTCAACGCGATGCTCTACATCGACGATCCGAACAAAGTGCCGCTGCAGCTGCTGCTGGTGCGGACGCTCAACAGCATTGAATTTCTCACGACGAACTCTGAATTTACCGGACAGCTGGGCATCGATCTATCGAGTTTCCCCAACAGCTCGGCGCGGATGGCGATTGCCGTACTGGCCGGCGGACCGATGCTGGTGATCTTCCCGTTTTTTCAGCGGTTTTTCGTCAAAGGGCTTACGGTTGGCTCCCTAAAGGGTTAA
- a CDS encoding AraC family transcriptional regulator, producing the protein MNVLQTIRSRKYLQRIILSFMLVVATLAVASLFVNSNARGKVLSLQNEADRKLLTQINYNIENMNGIVKDLAVSLYNDEELLALKSGADYRQSILKIERLNHTVAASPYLHAAVFYNGAQHRFFSSLNHDINNSLLYGSLKDYMASRADLPKLQLIPLDLDGKDEGIDVFAIFIYDGDTLGSINDNVLILTVKPGWMLDNMKALNHVAEREEDVLFITDSDGEVLISTDGILPAGLNIKADLLPRIASSSAPLNSFNYTFGDRKYKVTYLSKALNNWQIVSMQDYDVVLGSVRQMKWTEIAVTLSVALLAILLSVFFALRLYKPVGQLLTLVPQDVRGAPQAKDELSLIAANVTEMISKLKGLELERASQSNIAKLYQLRSLIGSSQSLDEQAFLQIREQHGIDIAYPSPLRLALVQIDNLQGLAADPGLPMESLLYFAIANIGQEQLRLEGTCEAADMKSGHLVFITGSGAGTLAKLEERFRELQQTIFDYYHITFTVTLSEVFTDYRCISRHYNLAMRHSNYRMVFGKGAVIEPEMLRENERNESLRIPQELERQLTEGLKGGDLAETEQTIRKWRELLGSFNYENMFSAVLHLAVTLSNTLGEMNNRNVNPVSVNLQAVNRRILEKETLDEIEAVLLEVVREVAEQRRSGREDKNRLLAETVKEIIDKHYADPDLNVQRIADMLKMNPVYLGQVFKAQEGTTVVDQINAARLAYAKEYLEQKDLTVTEIMEKVGFGNESYFYRLFKRRYGTTPKEYRLKSAIDRSK; encoded by the coding sequence ATGAATGTATTGCAGACGATCCGCTCGCGGAAGTATTTACAGCGGATTATACTCAGCTTTATGCTTGTTGTCGCCACGCTGGCTGTGGCTTCCCTATTTGTGAATTCGAATGCCCGCGGCAAGGTGCTCAGCCTGCAGAATGAAGCCGACCGCAAGCTGCTGACCCAAATTAATTACAATATAGAGAACATGAATGGTATCGTGAAGGATTTGGCCGTTTCCCTGTACAATGACGAAGAGCTGCTCGCGCTGAAGTCCGGCGCGGATTACAGGCAGAGCATTCTCAAGATTGAGCGCCTCAACCATACGGTGGCAGCTTCCCCGTATCTGCATGCTGCCGTTTTTTACAACGGGGCCCAGCACCGGTTCTTCTCGTCGCTCAACCATGATATTAACAATAGTCTTCTTTACGGTTCCCTTAAGGACTATATGGCCTCGCGGGCGGATCTGCCGAAGCTGCAGCTGATTCCGCTGGACCTTGACGGTAAGGATGAGGGGATAGACGTATTTGCGATCTTTATATATGACGGGGACACCCTCGGTTCTATTAATGACAATGTGCTGATTCTGACAGTGAAGCCGGGATGGATGCTGGATAACATGAAAGCGCTTAATCATGTGGCGGAACGGGAAGAAGACGTACTCTTCATTACGGACAGTGATGGTGAGGTGCTTATTTCAACCGACGGGATTCTTCCGGCCGGTCTTAATATCAAGGCGGACCTGCTGCCGCGGATTGCTTCTTCGTCTGCGCCGCTTAATTCTTTTAACTATACATTTGGAGACAGGAAGTATAAGGTCACTTATCTGAGCAAAGCGCTGAATAACTGGCAGATTGTCAGCATGCAGGATTACGATGTTGTGCTGGGCAGCGTCCGGCAGATGAAATGGACGGAGATAGCGGTCACGCTGTCTGTTGCTTTGCTCGCTATTCTGCTGTCCGTGTTCTTTGCCTTGCGGCTGTATAAGCCGGTGGGCCAGCTGCTGACGCTGGTGCCGCAGGATGTACGCGGTGCTCCGCAGGCGAAGGATGAGCTGTCGCTGATTGCGGCGAATGTAACCGAGATGATCAGCAAGCTGAAGGGGCTGGAGCTGGAACGGGCCTCGCAGTCCAATATTGCGAAGCTCTACCAGCTGCGCAGCCTGATCGGGTCAAGCCAGAGCCTCGATGAACAGGCATTCCTGCAGATCAGGGAGCAGCACGGAATAGACATCGCTTATCCGTCGCCGCTGCGGCTGGCGCTGGTGCAGATCGACAATCTGCAGGGGCTTGCGGCAGATCCGGGGCTGCCGATGGAATCACTGCTGTACTTTGCCATTGCCAATATCGGCCAGGAGCAGCTGCGGCTGGAAGGCACTTGTGAAGCGGCCGATATGAAAAGCGGCCATCTGGTCTTCATCACCGGCAGCGGAGCCGGGACACTTGCGAAGCTGGAAGAGCGCTTCCGGGAGCTTCAGCAGACGATTTTTGACTACTACCATATTACCTTTACGGTTACACTGAGCGAAGTGTTCACGGATTACCGCTGTATCTCCCGGCATTACAATCTGGCCATGCGTCACTCGAACTACCGGATGGTCTTCGGCAAGGGAGCAGTGATTGAGCCTGAAATGCTGCGGGAGAATGAGCGGAATGAATCGCTGCGTATCCCGCAGGAGCTGGAACGGCAACTGACAGAAGGACTGAAGGGCGGGGATCTGGCAGAAACGGAGCAGACGATCCGCAAATGGAGAGAATTGCTCGGCAGCTTCAACTACGAGAATATGTTCTCGGCGGTTCTTCATCTTGCGGTTACCTTAAGCAATACGCTTGGCGAGATGAACAACCGCAACGTCAACCCGGTATCGGTCAACCTGCAGGCCGTTAACCGGCGTATTCTGGAAAAAGAGACACTGGATGAGATTGAGGCCGTACTTCTGGAGGTTGTACGCGAGGTGGCAGAGCAGCGGCGCAGCGGGCGGGAGGATAAGAACCGGCTGCTGGCCGAAACAGTGAAGGAAATTATTGATAAGCATTACGCCGATCCGGATCTGAATGTACAGCGGATTGCTGATATGCTCAAGATGAACCCGGTCTATCTGGGACAGGTATTCAAAGCGCAGGAAGGCACGACAGTCGTGGATCAGATCAATGCAGCCCGCCTGGCCTATGCCAAAGAGTACCTGGAGCAGAAGGACCTGACCGTTACAGAGATTATGGAAAAGGTCGGGTTCGGCAACGAAAGCTATTTCTACCGTCTGTTCAAACGCCGCTACGGAACGACGCCGAAGGAATACCGCCTGAAGTCCGCCATTGACCGCAGCAAGTAA
- a CDS encoding SGNH/GDSL hydrolase family protein — translation MLPLNINTIIDSAIKKSANLKILFLGDSITADGLYIRLIREWLKQHRPDLAVELIPGGVPSETVSGLSEAAHPFPRPCIHERLARELAAASPGVVVACYGMNDGIYHPLSGERFAAYQAGMQQLSTQIREAGAAVVLMTPPPFDAPSMNGQLQPADAADFSYLAPYQNYDEVLERYAGWLLSGECPADGIIDLRTPLLEHIRQERSLNASYRYGDGIHPDAAGHGVIARTLLRNVFDAEQDTLPGAEEFGEAARRKAD, via the coding sequence GGGGACAGCATTACGGCGGATGGACTGTATATCCGCTTAATCCGGGAATGGCTGAAGCAGCACCGTCCGGATCTGGCGGTGGAGTTAATCCCGGGCGGTGTCCCCAGCGAGACGGTCTCGGGCCTTAGCGAAGCGGCGCATCCGTTTCCGCGTCCCTGCATTCATGAACGGCTGGCAAGAGAGCTTGCGGCAGCGTCTCCGGGTGTGGTCGTAGCCTGCTACGGGATGAATGACGGGATTTATCATCCCTTGTCGGGAGAGCGTTTCGCAGCCTATCAGGCGGGGATGCAGCAGCTGAGCACACAAATCCGTGAAGCCGGCGCTGCAGTTGTGCTGATGACACCGCCGCCATTCGATGCCCCGTCAATGAACGGCCAGCTGCAGCCGGCGGATGCGGCTGATTTCAGCTATCTGGCTCCTTACCAGAATTACGATGAGGTGCTGGAGCGTTATGCGGGCTGGCTTCTGTCCGGTGAATGTCCTGCGGACGGCATAATCGATTTGCGCACACCGCTGCTGGAGCATATCCGGCAGGAGCGGTCACTGAATGCCTCGTATAGATATGGCGACGGAATCCATCCGGACGCAGCAGGACACGGGGTAATCGCACGGACACTTCTGCGGAATGTGTTCGATGCAGAGCAGGATACGCTGCCGGGTGCGGAGGAATTCGGGGAGGCGGCCCGCAGAAAAGCGGATTGA